The following coding sequences are from one Vicinamibacterales bacterium window:
- a CDS encoding matrixin family metalloprotease, with the protein MSRPFAALALPAALATLLTTGAPDLAALAGRASDEALARASAGAIRGVVRTVEVRRDPAVNAPYTHVTLEVERAWGFGASPRAVELKLLGGTLDGETLAIGGQARFAAGETVFVLVDVRPRDHSLSVTGLDRGKWTLADASGLRVVRRDAGEAPGTAPAATAADLDALGALAGTVVRLPMPGPAQAGEAPGGAPAAPPPAVQAPVRGRWHEADWGVPIAVDSESGGHPLFPGGGLGQLVRAAAAWSGRSPLLVQPGVLRGPRCFANGEPDDGRISVTYGDPCDEIADTSPVLALGGAYYSTTEVRVVGGTAFGKHTRGMVVLDNTASKFAWLSTGCYEQILTHELGHAIGLPHVDTPDAVMSAWLDPACVNRTESLPLQPADLSALAEPYPAAATTPGPPGTPGGLTAVVSGSRVALAWMPSLGPAASAFRLIAGSAPGAADIGQVAVGTPGLVVDGVGRGVYYVRVVAANAHGESAPSHDVVVVVGDGLPGAPIGLLAAAGPGGAVRLAWQPPPGGPGVSRYALLVGVSPDRPTARIAVAQTSIAAQGVPPGTYFVRAVAENGAGAGPASPEIMVVVP; encoded by the coding sequence GTGAGCCGGCCGTTTGCCGCCCTGGCCCTGCCGGCGGCACTGGCGACCCTCCTCACCACCGGCGCGCCCGACCTCGCCGCCCTCGCGGGCCGCGCATCGGACGAGGCGCTCGCACGCGCCAGCGCGGGGGCCATCCGCGGCGTCGTGCGTACGGTGGAGGTCCGCCGCGACCCGGCCGTGAACGCTCCCTATACCCACGTGACGCTCGAGGTGGAACGGGCCTGGGGCTTCGGCGCCTCCCCGCGCGCCGTCGAGCTGAAGCTGCTCGGCGGCACGCTGGACGGGGAAACGCTGGCGATCGGCGGCCAGGCCCGCTTCGCGGCCGGAGAGACGGTGTTCGTCCTGGTGGACGTCCGTCCCCGCGATCATTCCCTCTCGGTCACGGGCCTGGACCGCGGCAAGTGGACGCTCGCCGATGCCTCCGGGCTCCGCGTGGTCCGCCGGGACGCGGGCGAGGCACCGGGGACCGCGCCAGCCGCCACCGCCGCCGACCTGGACGCGCTCGGCGCCCTCGCCGGCACCGTCGTGCGCCTGCCCATGCCGGGACCGGCCCAGGCCGGGGAGGCGCCAGGCGGCGCACCCGCGGCGCCTCCGCCGGCCGTGCAGGCACCCGTGCGGGGACGCTGGCACGAGGCCGACTGGGGCGTGCCGATCGCCGTGGACTCGGAGTCCGGCGGCCATCCGCTCTTTCCGGGCGGCGGTCTCGGACAACTCGTGCGGGCCGCGGCCGCGTGGAGCGGCCGGAGTCCGCTGCTGGTGCAGCCGGGCGTCCTGCGAGGGCCCCGCTGCTTCGCCAACGGCGAGCCGGACGACGGCCGCATCTCGGTGACCTACGGCGATCCGTGCGACGAGATCGCGGACACGAGTCCCGTGCTCGCCCTCGGGGGCGCCTATTACTCGACCACCGAGGTCCGCGTCGTGGGAGGCACCGCGTTCGGCAAGCACACCCGGGGCATGGTCGTCCTCGACAACACCGCGTCCAAGTTCGCCTGGCTCAGCACCGGCTGCTACGAACAGATCCTGACGCACGAGCTCGGCCACGCGATCGGCCTGCCGCACGTGGACACGCCGGACGCCGTCATGTCGGCGTGGCTGGATCCGGCGTGCGTGAACCGGACCGAGTCGCTGCCCCTGCAACCGGCGGATCTGAGCGCGCTGGCGGAGCCGTATCCGGCGGCTGCGACGACGCCGGGCCCGCCTGGCACTCCCGGCGGGCTCACGGCGGTCGTGTCGGGATCGCGCGTGGCGCTCGCCTGGATGCCATCGCTCGGTCCGGCCGCCTCCGCGTTCAGACTGATCGCGGGCAGCGCTCCTGGCGCGGCGGACATCGGCCAGGTCGCCGTCGGCACGCCGGGCCTCGTCGTCGACGGCGTGGGCCGCGGCGTGTACTACGTCAGGGTCGTGGCCGCGAATGCGCACGGTGAGAGCGCGCCCAGTCACGACGTCGTGGTCGTCGTGGGCGACGGCCTGCCCGGCGCCCCGATCGGCCTGCTCGCCGCCGCGGGCCCCGGCGGCGCGGTGCGGCTCGCGTGGCAGCCGCCGCCGGGCGGACCCGGCGTGTCGCGTTACGCCCTGCTCGTGGGCGTGTCACCCGATCGCCCGACGGCGCGCATCGCCGTGGCGCAGACCTCGATTGCCGCGCAGGGCGTCCCGCCCGGCACCTACTTCGTGCGCGCGGTCGCAGAGAACGGGGCCGGCGCGGGACCGGCCTCGCCCGAGATCATGGTCGTCGTGCCCTGA
- a CDS encoding metalloregulator ArsR/SmtB family transcription factor — protein MNQRVFAVADRASMPRLLEHMTALADPIRCRLLLLLERHELTVSELCTVLQLPQSTVSRHLKTLADDGWVSSRRDGTSRYYGIVAALGQPAARLWPLIREQALETAAAEQDGRRAEAVLAERRSTSVAFFSSASGQWDRLRTELFGQQFQQEAVLALLDPRLRIGDLGCGTGQFAALVAPYVAQVVAVDASPEMLAAADARLAGVANVDLRRGDLAALPVDAGAIDVAVLTLVLHHVPDPARAIAEAARVLVPGGRLVVVDMLPHDRAEYQQQMGHVWLGFSGPQITRWLEAAGFTAVRVDELPTDAAAKGPALFRAVAVKGGT, from the coding sequence ATGAATCAACGAGTCTTCGCCGTCGCCGACCGTGCCAGCATGCCGCGCCTGCTGGAGCACATGACGGCGCTGGCCGATCCCATTCGTTGCCGGCTGCTCCTTCTCCTGGAGCGACACGAACTGACGGTCTCCGAACTCTGCACCGTGCTCCAATTGCCGCAGTCCACCGTCAGCCGCCACCTCAAGACGCTGGCCGACGACGGCTGGGTCTCGTCGCGACGCGACGGCACCTCGCGCTACTACGGCATCGTCGCCGCCCTGGGGCAGCCGGCCGCACGGCTGTGGCCGCTCATCCGCGAGCAGGCCCTCGAGACCGCGGCCGCCGAGCAGGACGGACGGCGCGCCGAGGCCGTGCTGGCCGAGCGCCGGTCGACGTCAGTGGCGTTCTTCTCGTCGGCGTCGGGCCAGTGGGATCGCCTCCGCACCGAGCTCTTCGGTCAGCAGTTCCAGCAGGAAGCCGTGCTCGCGCTGCTGGATCCGCGCCTTCGCATCGGGGACCTGGGCTGCGGCACCGGCCAGTTCGCGGCCCTCGTGGCGCCGTATGTCGCGCAGGTGGTCGCGGTGGATGCGTCGCCCGAGATGCTCGCGGCCGCCGACGCGCGCCTCGCCGGCGTGGCCAACGTGGACCTCCGGCGCGGCGACCTGGCCGCGCTGCCAGTCGACGCCGGCGCGATCGACGTGGCGGTGCTGACCCTGGTCCTGCACCACGTCCCCGATCCGGCGCGCGCGATCGCCGAAGCGGCGCGTGTGCTCGTGCCGGGCGGCCGCCTGGTGGTGGTGGACATGCTGCCGCACGACCGGGCCGAGTATCAGCAGCAGATGGGGCACGTGTGGCTCGGGTTCTCCGGGCCGCAGATCACGCGGTGGCTGGAGGCCGCCGGCTTCACGGCCGTGCGCGTCGACGAGCTGCCGACCGATGCGGCGGCGAAGGGGCCCGCGCTCTTCCGCGCCGTCGCCGTCAAGGGTGGAACGTAG
- a CDS encoding sigma 54-interacting transcriptional regulator, producing MRRSSVPVVAGRVLDGQQSFGRARDESAAWQGLVARSPAMAALWRIVDHLAPAARATLVTGDTGTGKTLLADVALRLGPCRGEPVVVLDPAADAHALRRLRQTAAGSRTPVSCAVSDLTALSPDAQAILARALANAEARDPGQGLHVIAVSRVDPQEAVHSGRVDPRLYYRLATARYHMPPLAARVDDIPDLAAVFLREASRRSGLAPRTLTAAATDVLVARTWPGNARELRNVVTRAAALADDGVIGVQTIREACGLDAVAAPARQGRLPERDLADLHRVSAALSSTGGNKSAAALQLGVSRRSFYRMLERLGA from the coding sequence ATGAGGCGAAGTTCCGTGCCGGTCGTTGCGGGCCGGGTCCTGGATGGTCAGCAGTCGTTCGGTCGTGCCCGTGACGAGAGCGCGGCCTGGCAGGGGCTCGTGGCCCGGTCGCCGGCCATGGCGGCCCTCTGGCGCATCGTCGACCACCTCGCGCCCGCGGCCCGGGCCACCCTCGTCACGGGGGACACCGGCACGGGCAAGACGCTGCTCGCGGACGTCGCGCTCCGGCTTGGTCCGTGCCGCGGCGAGCCCGTCGTCGTCCTCGACCCCGCCGCCGACGCGCACGCCCTGCGCCGCCTCCGGCAGACGGCCGCCGGCTCCCGGACGCCCGTGTCGTGCGCGGTCTCCGACCTGACCGCGCTGTCACCCGACGCGCAGGCGATCCTCGCCCGGGCACTGGCGAACGCCGAAGCCCGCGACCCCGGGCAGGGGCTGCACGTGATCGCGGTGAGCCGCGTCGACCCGCAGGAGGCGGTGCACTCTGGCCGGGTCGATCCGCGGCTGTACTACCGGCTCGCGACCGCGCGGTACCACATGCCACCGCTCGCCGCGCGCGTGGACGACATCCCCGACCTGGCCGCGGTGTTCCTGCGCGAGGCGAGCCGGCGCAGCGGCCTCGCGCCGCGGACGCTGACCGCGGCGGCCACCGACGTGCTGGTCGCGCGCACGTGGCCGGGCAATGCGCGCGAGCTCCGCAACGTGGTGACGCGGGCGGCCGCGCTCGCCGACGACGGCGTGATCGGGGTGCAGACGATCAGGGAGGCGTGCGGCCTTGACGCGGTGGCCGCGCCGGCGCGTCAAGGCCGGCTACCGGAACGGGATCTGGCGGATCTGCACCGCGTGTCCGCGGCGCTCTCGTCGACGGGTGGGAACAAGTCGGCGGCGGCCCTGCAGCTCGGTGTGAGCCGCCGCTCGTTCTATCGAATGCTGGAGCGCCTGGGCGCGTGA
- a CDS encoding helix-turn-helix transcriptional regulator yields the protein MSIDRQRPDRFLPLPPAWLDILLALCAGDLHGYAVLQEVARQSDAPLHPGTLYRALARLLESALIEELDERPASGDDERRRYYRVTPLGRAVARAEVVRLSRVVERAHAVNLMA from the coding sequence ATGAGCATCGACCGCCAGCGTCCCGACCGGTTCCTCCCGCTTCCCCCGGCATGGCTCGACATCCTTCTCGCGCTCTGCGCCGGCGACCTCCATGGCTACGCGGTGCTCCAGGAGGTGGCGCGCCAATCCGACGCGCCCCTCCACCCGGGCACGCTCTACCGGGCCCTCGCCCGTCTCCTCGAGTCCGCGCTCATCGAAGAGCTCGACGAGCGGCCCGCGAGCGGCGACGACGAGCGCCGGCGCTACTACCGCGTCACGCCGCTGGGGCGCGCGGTGGCGCGGGCCGAGGTCGTGCGCCTGTCGCGCGTCGTCGAGCGGGCGCACGCCGTGAACCTGATGGCGTGA
- a CDS encoding ABC transporter permease, producing the protein MRPPRLIALALLSYPRAFREHFGCDLARSLDDAWQASASRPAARSRLLADTVASGLAERGVALRRWPLWPNRQPHLYEPRGRRAVLWEHLRSDIGHALALARRRPLVTALAVLALALGIGANSAIFTVVNGVLLQPLPYGAPDDLVMVWSSNPREQKPLNVVSPANFLDYREGVKDLADLEAFMSFVSSSQLNTSEGLEQVLVVNTGLRLFDILQRQPLLGRAFAPGDVDAVMLSYGYWQRRFGGDPAVVGRALTIDDRPRTVVGVMPDDFVFPYNTMLGPDGFTTRTGVDAWAAWIPERDPFANRDGGIVRNVHYLAIVGRRHAGVDTEQVEARLATVARQLELAYPDSNRGWGTAVVPLHEQAVGPVRTALLLLLGGVGVVLLMACVNVASLALAQSVARSRELAVRAALGAGRGRLVRQFLTEAVLLAMAGAAMALLAVRWGVRGLVALAPQTIPRLAEITPDATVLGVTLGVAVLAGVGIGLVPAFAASRPDLRDALQDAGRGAAGAAPKARRLRSALVVGEVALAVLLSAGAVLLLRSFTSLLSINPGFSPESLLTMQVTLPERLATADARLAYYDELFERLRAVPGVVAAGGTTRLPLGSTSVSTTIDVEGRPLPDAELPEVQFRRAVDDFFGAMQIPVRRGRGFTREDGPQALPVTIINEAMAARLFPGEDPIGRRIRTGPNPANSTWRTIVGVIGDVRHTGLEQSPAPEMYISHRQGPPVAPFIVLRTSGDPAAIVESVRRSLRDFDRGLALFDIRTMTDVRSASVAPRRFILFLVSSFGLLALILAAVGVYGVMALIVGERTREVGVRLALGARPGVVLRMVLGQAARLALAGIGAGLAATAVLTPLLETQLFGIRPYDPVTFAAVPLLLLAVATVAAYAPARRAMHIDPTQAMREQ; encoded by the coding sequence ATGCGCCCGCCCCGTCTCATCGCCCTCGCGCTCCTGAGCTACCCGCGCGCGTTCCGCGAGCACTTCGGCTGCGACCTCGCCCGAAGCCTGGACGATGCCTGGCAGGCGTCCGCGTCGAGGCCGGCGGCTCGCAGTCGACTTCTGGCGGACACCGTCGCGTCTGGCCTGGCCGAGCGTGGCGTCGCGCTGCGCCGCTGGCCGCTCTGGCCCAATCGTCAACCGCACCTGTACGAACCACGAGGGAGACGCGCCGTGCTCTGGGAACACCTCCGCTCCGATATCGGCCACGCACTGGCACTGGCGCGGCGCCGTCCACTGGTCACGGCGCTGGCTGTGCTGGCCCTCGCGCTCGGCATCGGCGCCAACTCCGCCATCTTCACGGTCGTCAACGGCGTGCTCCTGCAGCCGCTGCCCTACGGCGCACCCGACGACCTGGTCATGGTCTGGAGCAGCAATCCGCGCGAGCAGAAGCCACTCAACGTCGTCTCGCCGGCCAACTTCCTCGACTACCGCGAGGGCGTGAAAGACCTCGCCGACCTCGAGGCCTTCATGTCGTTCGTCTCGAGCAGCCAGCTGAACACCAGCGAGGGACTCGAGCAGGTGCTCGTCGTCAACACCGGGCTGCGCCTGTTCGACATCCTGCAGCGCCAGCCGCTGCTGGGCCGCGCCTTCGCCCCTGGCGACGTCGACGCCGTCATGCTGTCGTACGGGTACTGGCAGCGGCGGTTCGGCGGCGATCCGGCGGTCGTCGGCCGGGCGCTGACCATCGACGACCGGCCCCGCACCGTCGTCGGCGTGATGCCCGACGACTTCGTGTTCCCGTACAACACGATGCTCGGGCCCGACGGCTTCACCACGCGCACGGGCGTCGATGCGTGGGCCGCGTGGATTCCGGAGCGCGACCCGTTCGCCAATCGGGACGGCGGGATCGTGCGCAACGTGCACTACCTGGCGATCGTCGGACGCCGCCACGCCGGCGTCGACACGGAGCAGGTCGAGGCCAGACTGGCCACCGTCGCACGACAGCTGGAGCTGGCCTATCCCGACTCGAACCGCGGTTGGGGTACCGCGGTCGTCCCGCTCCACGAGCAGGCCGTAGGGCCGGTGCGCACGGCCCTGCTGCTGCTCCTCGGCGGCGTGGGCGTCGTGCTGCTGATGGCGTGCGTCAACGTGGCCAGTCTGGCTCTGGCGCAGAGCGTCGCGCGCTCGCGTGAGCTGGCGGTCCGGGCCGCCCTCGGGGCCGGACGCGGGCGGCTCGTCCGGCAGTTCCTGACCGAGGCCGTGCTGCTGGCGATGGCCGGCGCCGCCATGGCACTGCTCGCCGTCAGGTGGGGCGTGCGCGGACTGGTGGCGTTGGCCCCGCAGACGATCCCGCGGCTGGCGGAGATCACGCCGGACGCCACGGTCCTCGGGGTCACGCTGGGCGTCGCGGTCCTCGCGGGTGTCGGAATCGGCCTGGTCCCGGCGTTCGCCGCCTCGCGACCCGACCTCCGCGACGCCTTGCAGGACGCAGGCCGCGGTGCCGCAGGCGCCGCACCGAAGGCGCGGCGCCTGCGCAGCGCGCTGGTGGTGGGTGAAGTCGCGCTCGCCGTACTGCTCAGCGCGGGCGCGGTCCTGCTGCTGCGCAGCTTCACGAGCCTCCTGTCGATCAACCCCGGCTTCAGCCCCGAGAGCCTGTTGACGATGCAGGTCACCCTGCCGGAGCGGCTGGCCACGGCCGATGCCAGGCTGGCCTACTACGACGAGCTGTTCGAGCGGCTGCGCGCCGTTCCCGGCGTCGTGGCCGCCGGCGGCACGACGCGGCTGCCGCTCGGCAGCACGTCGGTCTCGACGACCATCGACGTCGAGGGCCGGCCCCTTCCCGATGCCGAACTGCCGGAAGTCCAGTTCCGGCGCGCGGTGGACGACTTCTTCGGCGCGATGCAGATTCCGGTCCGCCGAGGCCGCGGCTTCACCCGGGAGGACGGACCGCAGGCGCTGCCCGTCACGATCATCAACGAGGCGATGGCCGCACGCCTCTTCCCAGGCGAGGATCCGATCGGACGACGGATCCGCACCGGCCCGAACCCCGCCAACAGCACCTGGCGGACCATCGTCGGCGTGATCGGCGACGTCCGCCACACCGGCCTGGAGCAGTCGCCCGCCCCGGAGATGTACATCTCCCATCGCCAGGGACCGCCGGTGGCGCCGTTCATCGTGCTCAGAACCAGCGGCGATCCGGCGGCGATCGTGGAGTCGGTGCGCCGCAGTCTGCGCGACTTCGATCGCGGCCTGGCACTGTTCGACATCCGCACGATGACCGACGTGCGTTCGGCGTCGGTGGCGCCGCGGCGCTTCATCCTGTTCCTGGTGTCGAGCTTCGGCCTGCTGGCGCTGATCCTGGCGGCGGTGGGCGTCTACGGCGTCATGGCGCTCATCGTCGGCGAGCGCACGCGGGAGGTCGGCGTGCGCCTGGCCCTCGGCGCCCGACCTGGCGTCGTGCTGCGCATGGTGCTCGGCCAGGCGGCCCGACTGGCACTCGCCGGCATCGGCGCCGGCCTCGCGGCCACCGCGGTGCTGACGCCCCTGCTCGAGACGCAGTTGTTCGGCATCCGCCCCTACGACCCGGTCACGTTCGCCGCGGTGCCGCTGCTGCTGCTGGCAGTCGCGACGGTGGCCGCCTACGCGCCGGCGCGTCGCGCCATGCACATCGACCCCACGCAGGCGATGCGCGAGCAGTGA
- the ahcY gene encoding adenosylhomocysteinase, with amino-acid sequence MATATSVHAFEAATAAGREPFKVKDLSLADFGRQEIRLAEHEMPGLMALRQQYGAAKPLAGAKIMGSLHMTVQTAVLIETLTELGADVRWVSCNIFSTQDHAAAAVVVGRPETGGTVASPKGTPVFAWKGETLAEYWWCTVEALRWPDGSGPSLIVDDGGDATLFVHKAKEFEKTGAVPAFNADSEPEEWGVILDTLRRELAAHPGAWTAIADGIKGVSEETTTGVHRLYEMTAANTLLFPAINVNDSATKSKFDNLYGCRHSLIDGLNRASDVMLSAKVAVVFGYGDVGKGCAQALKGQGCRVIVTEIDPICALQAAMEGYQVTTIDDVVETADIFITATGNKNILTVDLMKRMKDKAIIGNIGHFDNEIDMAGLARSGAERVQIKPQYDEWVFPADGARAAHSVLVLAEGRLLNLGCATGHPSFVMSSSFTNQVVAQLDLHFSATSRPTLSGTNYDARRVYILPKKLDEMVAKLHLDKLGVKLTRLSQEQADYIGVPVDGPYKSAHYRY; translated from the coding sequence ATGGCAACCGCAACGTCCGTTCACGCATTCGAGGCCGCCACAGCGGCGGGCCGCGAGCCGTTCAAGGTGAAGGATCTCTCCCTGGCCGACTTCGGCCGCCAGGAGATCCGCCTGGCCGAGCACGAGATGCCGGGCCTGATGGCGCTGCGCCAGCAGTACGGCGCGGCCAAGCCGCTGGCGGGCGCGAAGATCATGGGCTCGCTGCACATGACCGTGCAGACCGCCGTGCTCATCGAGACGCTGACCGAACTGGGCGCCGACGTGCGCTGGGTGAGCTGCAACATCTTCTCGACGCAGGATCACGCGGCGGCGGCCGTCGTGGTGGGCCGGCCGGAGACGGGCGGCACCGTGGCGAGCCCGAAGGGCACGCCGGTGTTCGCGTGGAAGGGCGAGACGCTCGCCGAGTACTGGTGGTGCACGGTCGAGGCGCTGCGGTGGCCCGATGGCTCGGGTCCTTCGCTGATCGTCGACGACGGCGGCGATGCGACGCTGTTCGTTCACAAGGCGAAGGAGTTCGAGAAGACCGGCGCCGTGCCGGCCTTCAACGCCGACAGCGAGCCCGAGGAATGGGGCGTCATCCTGGACACGCTGCGTCGTGAGCTGGCGGCGCACCCTGGCGCCTGGACGGCCATCGCCGACGGCATCAAGGGCGTGAGCGAGGAGACCACCACCGGTGTGCACCGCCTCTACGAGATGACGGCGGCGAACACGCTGCTCTTCCCGGCGATCAACGTCAACGACTCGGCGACCAAGAGCAAGTTCGACAACCTCTACGGCTGCCGCCACTCGCTCATCGACGGGCTCAATCGCGCCAGCGACGTGATGCTCTCGGCGAAGGTGGCCGTCGTGTTCGGCTACGGGGACGTGGGCAAGGGCTGCGCCCAGGCGCTGAAGGGCCAGGGCTGCCGCGTGATCGTGACCGAGATCGATCCGATCTGCGCGCTGCAGGCGGCGATGGAAGGCTACCAGGTGACGACGATCGACGACGTCGTCGAGACGGCGGACATCTTCATCACCGCGACGGGCAACAAGAACATCCTGACCGTCGACCTGATGAAGCGCATGAAGGACAAGGCGATCATCGGGAACATCGGCCACTTCGACAACGAGATCGACATGGCCGGCCTCGCGAGGTCGGGCGCCGAGCGGGTGCAGATCAAGCCGCAGTACGACGAGTGGGTGTTCCCGGCCGACGGCGCACGCGCCGCGCACAGCGTCCTCGTGCTCGCCGAGGGGCGGCTGCTGAATCTCGGCTGCGCCACCGGTCATCCGAGCTTCGTGATGAGCTCGTCGTTCACCAACCAGGTGGTCGCGCAGCTCGACCTGCACTTCAGCGCCACGAGCCGGCCGACGCTGTCGGGCACGAACTACGACGCGCGTCGCGTCTACATCCTGCCGAAGAAGCTCGACGAGATGGTGGCCAAGCTGCACCTCGACAAGCTGGGCGTGAAGCTCACGCGCCTTTCGCAGGAGCAGGCCGACTACATCGGCGTGCCCGTGGACGGCCCGTACAAGTCGGCGCACTACCGTTACTGA